The Poecilia reticulata strain Guanapo linkage group LG10, Guppy_female_1.0+MT, whole genome shotgun sequence sequence CTCATTCTGGGAATAATGAGAAATTATTATTCCCATATAATAATTTCCAGGTTGATAAAACAACCTGGACTCTACGGAGGAATGTTAGCACTGAATTGTTACATGTCATCTCTTTGAACTCACAACTGggtaaagtctgttctctgctaAGTCATATGGTTATTAAACAAGCATTATTTAATAGCTTACAGATCTTGCTAATACCCTTTAAAAATagacatattaaaataaatcatctggGATTCAGTCTCTGTTCCTACATCTCTGCCTAGCATTACACCAACCTGCTGCCTTCCCCCGCCTGTCCTGATTCTctgtctcctcttcctcctctcgaTCCTCACAGCTGAATGACATCAACTTTGTGCTAAGtatgtttaaaaatacagcagtcaaaccacattaaaaaaaacaactcagaaatgctaatgttaaatGATATACTTTAGCTGGATGCTGCATCTGCTCATCTGCTTACATAACAGCAGAGCTGTAGTGTTATATTGAGTGAAAACCTTTCAACTCAAGTTCATCACTGCCAAGTTTTATAATTATATGATTTTTGgttgaacaataaaaaacacaaagtagttatTTTACGTTTCTTGCTATATTCACTGAGAAATAGCTCATATAATGAGTATAGCAGATTCCAACAGGTGTGCTAATtgctcctggctagtctgaaggagccaagTGGGGcagctctgtgaggcagaagcctGGAAGCTTAGAAACtggaaaactgcagctcagaagGTGGAGCTACatgtgaaagaatcaaggccacattccaggtatgtttatgatgagggaatgacataacatgatgtagagctaatagaaaaaagtatattttacatAATCCTGCCCCTTTAAGACACTTGTATGCTAATAAAACTGTCATATTAGTACGTCCCCATGTGTTGCATACCTACTTTTCACCCTAGATTCAGAATTCATTGCCATCCTTTCTAAATTATGAAACACTTACTGATTATtcttctgtgaaaatatttttagctggtttttcaaaactgtattaataaaaaaaaagtgaaaacttctGTGATCAGAAACTTGTATTTGTTACATACAGGTGGACGAGTCCCTCTCCGTGGTGGGACTCTCTGCGCCAGTGGATGCCGCCTCCCGATCGGCTCCGCCAGCTTCTGCGGCGCCACCCTCAGGCCGCGGAGGGCTGAGGTGAGAACAGAAGAGAGGTGATGTTTCAGCGCATGGCGGCTcttcaaaattacaaagtcaaatcaAGATCGCAGGCTTTTTCCTGACCAAACCCGTTTTGGACGGAGGAGTGTAACCTACGCGAGCGTGGCGACGGTGCTGAGGTAGTGGTGGATGTTGAGCATGGCGGCGTCCAGCAGGGTGTGGATGTTCTGGAGACACTGCAGCCTGGCCTCCAGGCCCCTCCTCCCTTCGGCCTCCAGCTCCCTCAGTTCCTCCTCCGTCAGCCGAGAGAGCGACGGAGGCGGAGGAGGCATGGACGACACTGGGGGAGGATAGAGAGAGGAATAAGCTGCACTTCAACACAgccagatgattttttttttcactcaaacaAGTGTCTCTAGATGTGTGTGGAAGCTTACCGAAGGGAGGAGGCGGAGGCATCGGCAGCCATGGCGCAGCGGGGAAGGGAGGAGGCGGGAAGGAGAAAGGGAATCCTGGGATTGCTGATCCTGGAGCGGCAGCGGCGGCTGACGACGTAGCAgcgtctgcagcagcagaagtgGGCTGGCTGGTGCCTAAAGGGGATGGACGCATCACAAATTGATGTCATCAAGAAAAAGCTAAATCGCTTGAGTTAAAATGACCGTAGTTAAAGGTAGAGTTCGGGGCGTTTTACCAGCGGCCTGCGTCGTGTCCGTGCTGCCTGCTGGAGcgtcagctgcagcaggagctgcaggtggagcagcagcagcaggtggaggaaCTGCGGGGAAAGGACCCCAGAAAGGGAAAACTCCTGGAGGGAAGCCTGGCAGCATGCCGGGAGCCactggaagagagagagagagaggaagaaaaaggagtTAAATGAACAAGGAAAGACAAAACGGTGAATGTAGGAGAGGTACAGCTTTCTCcactgtaataaataaaaaagtaagaagCTCCTGGTCTTcttgaagctccgccttcaggaagtcatcacaacatggctgctctattaaccctttaacattgTACAGTGGAGTATCAGGGCCAACCTAagagaatttttgtttaatcacGAGAACATAGTCAGAATATTGGCAGAATGAAGTCGCAACTTTACCAGAAGAACGTCttaaaattattagaaaaaagttgttttaatgtgataaaaccTTGGATAAGtagttattttgtttacagttcTCATACAATTAATACTTTATTCTCCTATTATGACAACTTTAACATTGTatcattatgactttattgtcatatgaCTATTCTCATgttattacgagaataaagtgtCTTGTAATATCATGACTTAattcttgtaaaaataataataaaaaacaacttggcATAGCCCCCAATATTTTGTCAttgagttgacctgaattcagaatccaaataaatagcatctgtaaaaaaaaaaacatttgtaaaacaagATGACGTCACTCTGAACTCTGCACACTAGATTTTCCCACAAATTAAATCTTCGAAAGCCATAAAAGCGACTTGTCGCCCAGCCCTGGATGAGTTTCATGCTGAAAGTCACCGTTTGGGGCCGGGGCTGCCGGGGCGTTGGCGGGCGCCGCCGGGGCTGGGGCGGGAGCTGGGGGCGGGGCCTGGGCCTGGTTGTTGTTGGATGCCCTGAGGACGTCCATGCGGCAGGTGGGGCAGGTCTGCTGCCTCTGGAACCAGGAGCGCAGGCAGCTGTGGAGCATCAACGACCGTGAAAACATCGATCTTATCAGGCAAACAAAAAGCGACTTTTCATAAGGATCTTTTGTTTCCAGCCATGTTTAAATTTCCACCTCAACTCTGCTCTGTTTAAGTGTAGCAGGAGTGTTAAACtcagacgtgtgtgtgtgtgtgtgtgtgtgtggtcacaTTGGACTCACCTGGAGTGGAAAATGTGATTACAGGGTAGCTTCTTGGCTCCAGTGACCATTTCCTCTCTACAGATGATGCAGACGTTGTCCGAGGCCTGCAGATCCTCCGGAGTTGCATCAGGATATCTGAACATCATATCATAACAGACACATTGCTGAAATATCTCAAAAACtatattacaattaaataagaattaaatgaataactaaaaaaaaacaaaacaaaaaaaaactgatggacTCACAGAGTGTTCATGTTGCGGATTGCTCTCCTTGACATTATAGCATCTGTTACGGCTTTTTTAAACtgcctgaaaaaacaaataaaacagttgaaaGATGTGGGAAATAAACGTTGTTTTAGGTTGACATGAAGCAGCAATCCAgactctgttaaaaaaaacaactaaaaattaaaacaactgtCTAGATCAGGTGTGCAAACCTCTTCTTACAACTTAAAATGCGAAATGAtattgttggattttttttttttttatctgctcagCAACAAATTGAATATATGAtacttttttaatgaagcaaaGGCTGAAATTTCCTAACTTTTTGGGTCTTTTTGTGCagtccagaaaatatttttccatcaaCAAAAATCTACTCTAAGACATTTAAAGGAATGGATGTGatctagtttttgtttttcctgagtAAAAAGTCATTGGATGTTTATGGCGCCACTTCATatgaaattaaaagcaaaataaaaatatttttagataacTTTATGCTTGAGAATTAAATTAGTAACGGAGATTCTCaccctaaaaataataaaaaaataaacttcttcaAAGTGTCCACCAGAGGGCCTCATATGTGACAGTCTTGCATTCTTGAGCTGCAGTCGGCCATATAAAATTGCTCCACGGGCCACCAAGGGCCCCtaggccacactttggacacccctgttctagacAGACATTTCATTTGAAGAGCTGCTCACCTCATGGCCAGGTACATGGGCCGAATGGCAAACAGGGGGAAGGTGTGGACCTTTATCATGATAGTCATGAAGGCGATGTAGAGGAGAACCTTGATGAAACCTGGCAACAACACGCCATGTGACACATACGtcgtcatcgtcatcatcatcatggaCGCCATATTTAATCAGTCGAACACACAGACTGGTTGCAGCACCTGTGAAGAGCTCAGTGTAGAGCATGTAGACGGCCTTGTTGTCCCAGGGGTTTTCACTCTGAAGGTCGACAGTGTGGAGGATGTACTTGATAAAGGTTGTCAGGACCATAGTCAACAAGATGGCGTACTGAGGAaaatcaaatggaaaatatgATCAAATCTATGTGTGTGTCAGAGAGGGAAGCAGCAGTCAGATGTAAAGTATACGTGGTGACCtagcatcagaaaaaaaaaaacagaggtgaGTTAGATATCTGAGACTGGAAAACGAGATTTATGAAACAAATAacatcaatttaaaacaaaataaattctctAATCAGTGAAAACTCAAAGAcaacaatataaaatatgtaatgaaacattgacttttacttttttttcccttactTTCATTTgttattgaataaattattcCATTCATTTAGCGTAGACGCTAACCTCACATCTTCTCATTTTAGTTGACAAGTTCTGTGGTTGAAAATTTACCAGGTAACATACTGTGACTTCATTCACCTGATCTTGGatatataaacacataaaatttTCCCAACACATCCAAGTCCTCTCTTTTGCGAAGAAAATATGTGATAGTTTTTATATTAAtcacatcagccaatcagaaagatgaAACTTTTTCCTTTGTGAGACAATATAGGTTATTTCTATCTTCTATATATATCTTCAATAAGTTATTTCAacttatattttacaataaagactgaaaaaagattacatttgtatataaagaaatgtaaaatgtacttaaaaatCTATTAGATTCcattctttataaaatatttcaattttcttcctcattttccCTCCAACTTTCTGAGGCCCCCTGGTGGACCCCACTTTTAAAGGCACTGTTAAAGCGTCTAATTTAAAGTATTGGTAATGCAAGATATTATTTACCTCCTAGacatataaatattaattaataattaaaggatagtagaaaacattttgagttcTTATATTAAAGTAGCAggagctgattttattttgtgtttttgtaataaatggtCTAATCGACACATTTAAACCGTCAGCTCTGTCACCACTGTGAGCGCTGCATTAagatttagatgtttttcccttttttctttacacacaGCTGGAGGTTTTGCAAGATTACTTCAAAACTTGCATTATATCTgaattcaaatcttttttttaaagtttttaaatgatttccaGTTATTAAGAAATTTGaatgcgattttttttttttaaagatgctcACTTTGGCACAGTTTAGATCGCAGTttctaagaaaaataatcaactgaCAATGATTACTCTTTATTATGAGAGGAACCTGCATGGGGAacgaaaaaaaaatcagctttttttttttctttctttttcttttttttattgtaaaatgaaCCACGATTCATTTAACAAGCCTCGAGTTTTTAAGGGTATAAAAAGGAACTGGGACAAACCTCAAAGCCAAAAACGAGCTGGACCGAAGCTCCTCTGGTGATGATGCTGTGGCAGGCATGGttaacaaacaggaagtccatGACAGCCAGAAGTCCTagaagagctgcagaaaaaatTAAGAAGTGTTCATTACAGAAGTGTGCATGAGGGTgtaaacaagaggaaaaaaaataaacgtgaCTCTTTAAACCCCAGGCAGATGCTGACTTTAAGTTGTTTCTGTGACATGCAGACAGTTTTAGGCGGTAAAACTGAAGAGGAACTGGAACCCTTTTGTGACAACAACCAAGACGCACCTGGCTTTGGCAAATATTTGCATACAGTTTCATGAAATGCTTTGCGCCAAGTGAAatcagtacaaaaaaaaaaaaaagaaaaacccaaactgaAAGGTACTTACATAAAACTCTCAAGTGAAAAACCCAGGATATGTTCGGACTCCTCTCCATCTGAtgagaaaaagacaggaaaaaaaaaaaaaatcaataagcTGATCTCCACGAGCGTTTTGCTCATCTTTTCTCTTGGGTTACGGCTGTTTGTTTGGTAAAGATTTGGCCGTTTTCCTTTTCCCACTCACAAAGTCCACCCGGTCCTCAGCCAGCCAGTGGAAACACttgaggaagagcaggagggtGAAGAGGGCGACGAAGCGAGGGGAGAAATCGTCCCTGAACACGGTGAACGCCAGGCAGGTCTCCGTCACCGCGTACCAGGAGCGCTCGATGAGGTGCTGGcagggggggagagagagcagAACGCGTTTAGTTTACATTTACAGCACAACATTTCACAGTGTTGTCGTTTTCCATTTCAGTCGGGGgggggtttgttttgttttgtttttttatactaaaattatattacgaaaacaattttgtaaaattaagagaataaagtcgaaataatGAAAATAGTCATGAccttattcttgtattatttcaactttattctcatgtttagttttttttttttttactttcctagGGAGAGTTCCAAaactttgttgtaatttttaaactttccatacacaaataaaaaaactgcttaaagaaaaaaaaaaaatacaatgctgaaaaaaagaactaaaaaaaaagtaaaagaaagacATTATTTCAACTTGTAGAAGATATCCGTTTTTCggaattaaataatatttcaattCCTGTCactggcaaaaaataaataaataaaaaaaaagtgcaagtaAAAGCATAAACTTATTACACTTTTTTATACATAGACGATcatcaaaacagcagaattattcttgtatatttttctaaagCATTTTTCCAAAGACTTCCTTTTATGAGCcggtagaaaacaaaaaaaaaaaaaaaaatttacatatcATCAAATCTTGTACTTGCttagcaaataatttttttatactttttgtcTTAAAGAGTGAAAAACACAGTTCTAACTTCCAACAATTATTTCACACCCGAGTTTCTCTGGTTGaagtacaaatgtttttaatatttatcctgaccatcattttttaaaacaaacctctCTCTCCTAACTcatagtttgtttctttaattttgaacCACTTGTGCAATCTTGGAAGGAGTTTATAATAGGCTTTGTGCATATCTACGCTGTTCTGAGCTTTACAGAAAtcataaaattttaatgtatttccattaattggataaaactaATCTGATGCAGTTATAACTCAAATAGCTTTCTTGTGGAGCACATAGACaggttttgtgttgattttatacGAGTTTCACCCCGATTTCCGCACAATAACATGTATGGAAGTGTGAAGAAAAGACAGATCTTCGATGATCCCCCACCTCCATTTCAGCAGCCCTCAGCTGGCCAAAGAACACCTTTCTCATGAACTTCCCCAGCAAGAACACCAGCACAAACGCCTGGATGTACAAAACCTAACGGGGAGggaaacagaaaggaaaactttaaaagcGGCTCACGTGAAGACaagcaaaagctaaaaacaggCCAACCAGACGGCTGACCTACCGCCATGCTGGGGCTGCTTTTGGTGAGGTACACGACGGTCGGGTAGAACTGATGTTTGAGCAGGTAGGCGTGGGCCACCACGGCGCCGGTCAGCGCCATGCTGGTGGCGGTCACCAGGATTGCTCGCACCATTGTGGACTGCAGGTGCTGCTGAGGTGCAAACAGACACAACATGAGAATTTAAACCTTCAGGATTTCTTCAGAAATTCTGACTTGACGCATCTCATGTTTCTTATGAATCAAACTAAGAAATCCCCCGCATCAACCAAAATCATgtactttaatgcatttttttaaaaagagtcaCATAAATGTTTGATACATATGCTTTGACACTTAAATGGGTCAAAATTTTTAGAATTATttcacaacacatttattttcttttttttttgtctatcattaaggaaatacaaaaacagagaaCTAAGTCAAAATCATCAGCCCTCAAATGATTTAGGGggagaaaagtaaaatcaaagtAATTCAAAAGTGTCTAAATCCGTGCTTTCACAAATTAAACTTTGGAAACCACCTGAAGGAAACACAAAGTGACGCATTTCAAAAGAGAAAGCGTCTGTGGCATGTAGccactttgttttataaaacaccTAACGTATGAAGAGACAACTGTTACAGCTCCATGGGAGCTAAACTAAGACTGAAATCTTGCATATGttatatttatgttaatataTACTGAAGTTGCTTGGAGCAGCATAAACCTTcagcataaataaaaccataCAGAGTCCAttgatattttcaaaaggtatttTCGCACTATATAACCGTTTTATGGCGCATAGAAACATTCGGTTTAGAGCTAATGTATTAAGCTGAACTCTTAAGTCTTGTGACAGCTTCCTAAGACATATGGAAACATTATTCATGAACCGAAACCTTCAAATAGACTTCTGTTGGGGTTATAACTGTAACTAATTCTGCAGGTATGTTGTCAAACAGAAATAAGGGTTAGTTAGCCTATGCTAGCTTATGTTAGCTTCCAACCGCTCCAGCTGTCAGGGACTCACCGACTCGGTACCCGCAGGACGGCTCGCTCCTCGGCTGATTCAACGGGGCCTCCTTGTCTGATAAAACCTCTATGCTGTCTCCAGCTACTCCATTTCAAACATGTCACCGTACCCTCCCAATTATTAGCTATTAATTCTCCCCTCGCCCGTATTTGCCTGTCTACGTGTTTATCTTTGGCTTGCTCCTTACAAGCCACATCACATCCGGTTGTTATGGTAATTTAACGcaacagcattttgtttttgcgcCACTGAAATGCGCGGTGTATCGTGTTTAGCA is a genomic window containing:
- the syvn1 gene encoding E3 ubiquitin-protein ligase synoviolin isoform X2, which encodes MVRAILVTATSMALTGAVVAHAYLLKHQFYPTVVYLTKSSPSMAVLYIQAFVLVFLLGKFMRKVFFGQLRAAEMEHLIERSWYAVTETCLAFTVFRDDFSPRFVALFTLLLFLKCFHWLAEDRVDFMERSPNISWVFHLRVLSLLGLLAVMDFLFVNHACHSIITRGASVQLVFGFEYAILLTMVLTTFIKYILHTVDLQSENPWDNKAVYMLYTELFTGFIKVLLYIAFMTIMIKVHTFPLFAIRPMYLAMRQFKKAVTDAIMSRRAIRNMNTLYPDATPEDLQASDNVCIICREEMVTGAKKLPCNHIFHSSCLRSWFQRQQTCPTCRMDVLRASNNNQAQAPPPAPAPAPAAPANAPAAPAPNVAPGMLPGFPPGVFPFWGPFPAVPPPAAAAPPAAPAAADAPAGSTDTTQAAGTSQPTSAAADAATSSAAAAAPGSAIPGFPFSFPPPPFPAAPWLPMPPPPPFVSSMPPPPPSLSRLTEEELRELEAEGRRGLEARLQCLQNIHTLLDAAMLNIHHYLSTVATLAPPRPEGGAAEAGGADREAASTGAESPTTERDSSTSVRIERRKRRQRIRTGGGRQQLTQ
- the syvn1 gene encoding E3 ubiquitin-protein ligase synoviolin isoform X1; its protein translation is MVRAILVTATSMALTGAVVAHAYLLKHQFYPTVVYLTKSSPSMAVLYIQAFVLVFLLGKFMRKVFFGQLRAAEMEHLIERSWYAVTETCLAFTVFRDDFSPRFVALFTLLLFLKCFHWLAEDRVDFMERSPNISWVFHLRVLSLLGLLAVMDFLFVNHACHSIITRGASVQLVFGFEYAILLTMVLTTFIKYILHTVDLQSENPWDNKAVYMLYTELFTGFIKVLLYIAFMTIMIKVHTFPLFAIRPMYLAMRQFKKAVTDAIMSRRAIRNMNTLYPDATPEDLQASDNVCIICREEMVTGAKKLPCNHIFHSSCLRSWFQRQQTCPTCRMDVLRASNNNQAQAPPPAPAPAPAAPANAPAAPAPNVAPGMLPGFPPGVFPFWGPFPAVPPPAAAAPPAAPAAADAPAGSTDTTQAAGTSQPTSAAADAATSSAAAAAPGSAIPGFPFSFPPPPFPAAPWLPMPPPPPFVSSMPPPPPSLSRLTEEELRELEAEGRRGLEARLQCLQNIHTLLDAAMLNIHHYLSTVATLAPPRPEGGAAEAGGADREAASTGAESPTTERDSSTSDPVGGATVSSQPADSTSSASDAERKENWDEGAADDEKGEPSAAELRRRRLRKLETTPSSPTSPSPPPDN